In Candidatus Contubernalis alkalaceticus, the genomic window AGTTTCTACAAATTAATGAAAACTCCTTTAATTAATTTAAAAAATATAATAAAATTTATCCTTTTCCATTTTTATGTGTAAAGGGACTATTCATTATTGTTCTAATTCCTAAATTGAAGTTATATATATAAATAAATCGTCCCCCACGTTTTTCGTGTCCAATTTTAAATATTATAGGTATGATTTATCCTTAGGGAGGTTAAGTTCAATAGATCATGGTGCCTGATGAAAAAATTAAAGAAATTTTAAATAAGTTAGAAATACTGGGACAGAAATACAGACAGGAAGGGTTAATAGAAAATAACCCTTTTTCTAAGGGTTTTGCTGCGGGTGTTTTTGAATCCATAAAAACTATTAACCGTATATTAGAAAAAAAAACAGTTGGAATTGAGAAGTGGGTTTGCCCGGGATGCGGTGGCAATAATATTAAAAAAACAGGAGAATGCAAAGGAAATTATTACTTGAAATGTGCCCGATGTGGCAAAAATTTTTGTGTGATAACCGGAAAAGACTAATCATAAAAAAAACGGATCCGCCGGCAGCGGATCCGTTTTTAATTTATAAAGTTTACCTTCCAATGGGCTCATCCCAGGTAGAATGGCCATCATCCCAGGTTTTCCCTTCCGACAGAACCATAACACGGTCTACCAAGGGAAACTCAGTGAAACTATAGACTATGGATTGAACAAAAATGCTCCCTCCCAGGGTTCCAGAGGGTGCCGGCCCTTTGAGATTAATGGTTACCACCCTATCCTCAAGGCGGGGACAGGTGATAGAAATAATGGATATATTATCAGGAAGGGAGGGGCTTAAGGAATTTTGCTCAAGAGATAATTCGCCAGGTAAGGGTCCCTTGATAAGCTGTTCCATCACATTGATTAGAGGAGTCGTACTCCATTCCAATTCCCTTTCGATTGGTGAAACAAAACCATATTGACCTTGAACCCCTGTAATAATTGCTTCATCTTCTCCAAAATATAGTGTCAAGGACTGAGTATCCATGGGCCGGTTCAAAGGCCCTGCCCAAACCATGTGTCCATCCTCCCAACACTCTCCATCCAAAAATACCCACACATTGTGGATTTCAGGATATTCAGTAAGAGTCATAATGATTGATTCCATAAATACTTGTGATTCTTTTTTCCCCCCCGTCTCCACCAGGGGAAACCCATGAGAGAGGTTTACCACACAGGTTCCTTCTATAATAAAAAAATCCAATATTTTTGCATCACTTTGAATAACGGCCCCGGCTGTAGTTTTATCTTCCGGTCCTTTAATTAATTCTTCTAAAGCTATTTTAGGAGCATTATCACTTTTTGACACTTTCTTTTCTACGGGTATGACCAAACCAAACTGTTCAAGATCATGGTCACTTTGTGTTACATCTTGAAAATAAAGCGTAAGGGTCATAGTATCACCATTGTTGTCCACTAAATCCTGATTATCCCCGGGATCTATCCCGGGATCTAGATCTGGATCTGGCCCAAGGTCAGTTACCGGTCCTTCATTAAGATTACATCCTATGGAAAAAATCAAAAATATGACCACCATAAATGACAAATAAATAACCTTACTAATGACTTTCAATTTTATCACTCTCCCTCATAATAATGTTCTCTTTGTTTACAATATACCCTTTTCAATAAAATTATAAATACTTAAAAAACATAATTTTTATTCTTAAAAATATAAAAATATTTGTGGGAAATAATTTTACTATTATTCTATTTTATATTAAAATTAGTTATTATGGTGTTTTAACTTAAAACAGCAAAAAAGACAAATATGACTGGAGGTTAATAATGTATAAAATTGCGGTAATACCCGGTGATGGTACCGGTCCTGAACAGATAAGAGAAGGATTAAAAGTATTAGAAGCAGTCAGCGAAAAATTTAAAATTAATTTTGAGACGGTTACTTATGACCTGGGAGGCGAAAGATATCTCCGCAGCGGCGAGGCGCTTCCCGATAGTGTTATTGATGAGCTGAAAGGTTTTAACGC contains:
- a CDS encoding GerMN domain-containing protein, giving the protein MKVISKVIYLSFMVVIFLIFSIGCNLNEGPVTDLGPDPDLDPGIDPGDNQDLVDNNGDTMTLTLYFQDVTQSDHDLEQFGLVIPVEKKVSKSDNAPKIALEELIKGPEDKTTAGAVIQSDAKILDFFIIEGTCVVNLSHGFPLVETGGKKESQVFMESIIMTLTEYPEIHNVWVFLDGECWEDGHMVWAGPLNRPMDTQSLTLYFGEDEAIITGVQGQYGFVSPIERELEWSTTPLINVMEQLIKGPLPGELSLEQNSLSPSLPDNISIISITCPRLEDRVVTINLKGPAPSGTLGGSIFVQSIVYSFTEFPLVDRVMVLSEGKTWDDGHSTWDEPIGR